One Filimonas effusa genomic window carries:
- a CDS encoding C1 family peptidase: MPIRMVDDPDDQSDNSNDDRGGGSRFPGGGGGGGLFQLLPLLLGLVIRRPALLLVLLAAGGFFMLRNGCNYSQSPSTQEQLAQFGTGGVFDPKQFDKAQIYEGLDASKSDLPEMISLLKFAPERKDQGQQGSCVAWSSAYAARSILEAASTGTDPNRVAFSPSFMYNQIGLGGCQGSYIIRAMENMTQVGAVPYNEFPYDENDCSRQPSEQLKQEAHNYRMLGFTRLTEGDRLNVLDLHAIKEHLSKDVPVVIGMMVGGSFMQQMKGKEIWHPNDDDYMQMGFGGHAMCVIGYDDRKEGGAFQIMNSWGPEWGQNGIAWIKYNDFKRFVREAYGLNRMPKRGAAAEEKPLECFIGLVEAKTKQYIPLRVGAGNNFNTVSPLARGTTFKMEVKNNTECYIYVLGKETDGSSYVLFPYPSPQDKGKTKFSPYCGITGYRLFPRGMSMMADEVGNRDEIAVVVSKEPLNVFQLNDQVNNRRSLGFGKAVEQAAGDEVIENTRFANTPEGTIQLTAAAGKKNAVVCIVAIDKQ; this comes from the coding sequence ATGCCCATTCGAATGGTGGATGATCCGGACGATCAGTCGGATAATTCCAATGACGACAGGGGAGGAGGTTCCCGGTTTCCCGGTGGCGGTGGAGGCGGTGGTTTGTTTCAGTTGCTGCCGTTGCTGCTGGGGCTGGTAATACGTCGTCCTGCATTGCTGCTGGTGCTGCTTGCCGCCGGTGGTTTCTTTATGCTGCGCAATGGTTGTAACTATAGCCAAAGCCCTTCTACCCAGGAGCAGCTGGCGCAGTTTGGTACGGGTGGCGTGTTCGATCCCAAACAGTTTGATAAAGCCCAGATCTATGAAGGCCTGGATGCTTCGAAGAGCGACCTGCCTGAAATGATCTCCCTGCTGAAGTTTGCCCCCGAGCGCAAAGACCAGGGGCAGCAGGGCAGTTGTGTGGCCTGGAGCAGTGCCTATGCAGCCCGTTCCATCCTGGAAGCTGCAAGTACAGGTACCGATCCCAACAGGGTGGCTTTCAGCCCTTCTTTCATGTATAACCAGATAGGCCTTGGCGGCTGCCAGGGCAGTTATATTATCCGGGCCATGGAAAACATGACCCAGGTGGGCGCTGTACCCTATAACGAGTTTCCCTATGATGAAAATGACTGTTCGCGCCAGCCTTCCGAACAGTTGAAGCAGGAAGCCCACAACTACCGTATGCTGGGCTTTACACGCCTCACCGAAGGCGACAGGCTGAATGTACTTGACCTGCATGCCATCAAGGAACATCTCTCTAAAGATGTACCCGTAGTAATTGGCATGATGGTAGGCGGCAGCTTTATGCAGCAGATGAAAGGCAAAGAGATCTGGCATCCCAATGACGACGACTATATGCAGATGGGATTTGGTGGTCACGCCATGTGTGTAATTGGCTATGACGACAGAAAAGAAGGCGGCGCTTTCCAGATCATGAACAGCTGGGGGCCTGAGTGGGGACAAAATGGTATTGCCTGGATCAAGTATAACGACTTCAAACGTTTTGTAAGAGAGGCCTATGGTTTAAACCGGATGCCCAAAAGAGGGGCAGCTGCCGAAGAAAAGCCGCTGGAATGTTTTATAGGTCTTGTAGAAGCGAAGACAAAACAATATATCCCGCTGCGTGTTGGCGCCGGTAACAATTTCAATACGGTATCGCCGCTTGCCAGGGGTACTACCTTTAAAATGGAAGTAAAGAACAATACCGAGTGTTATATCTATGTGTTGGGTAAGGAAACCGATGGCAGCAGTTATGTGTTGTTCCCCTATCCTTCGCCGCAGGACAAAGGCAAAACAAAGTTCTCACCTTATTGCGGCATCACCGGCTATCGTTTGTTTCCAAGGGGCATGAGCATGATGGCCGATGAAGTGGGCAACCGCGATGAAATAGCTGTTGTCGTTAGCAAAGAGCCGCTGAATGTTTTCCAGCTGAACGACCAGGTGAATAACAGGCGCAGCCTTGGTTTTGGAAAAGCAGTGGAGCAGGCAGCAGGTGATGAAGTCATTGAGAATACCAGGTTTGCCAATACACCTGAAGGAACGATTCAATTGACGGCAGCGGCGGGTAAGAAGAATGCGGTAGTTTGTATCGTTGCCATAGATAAGCAGTAG
- a CDS encoding MBL fold metallo-hydrolase RNA specificity domain-containing protein, translated as MKIAFHGAARTVTGSKHLLTLDNGTRVLLDCGMFQGMGKETESLNSDFGFDPHEIDYLLLSHAHIDHCGLIPKLVKEGFRGKIYCTPPTKDLAAILLEDSADIQRDDTKFINKRRAKQHLPPIEPLYTEADVAMALPLFNMVRYGEWKTIAPGLEVCYTDAGHIIGSAAVHVRVTENGKLTQLSFSGDVGRYRDVILRSPEVFPQADYIILESTYGSSLHEDVFNTPDQLLGWIEKTCVEKKGKLIIPAFSVGRTQELLYFLNQLSLERRLPHVPVYVDSPLSREATEVVKSHPETFNSRIQKVLKIDEDPFDFEGMQFIKTVDESKQLNERPQPCIIISASGMADAGRVKHHILNNIGDKKNTILLVGYCEPNSLGGHLMAGRKSVRIFGDFYDVKAEVGTMHSMSAHGDYDDLCQFLACQHPRDVKRLFLVHGEYDVQQEFQRRLIKKGFADVVIPEQHQVFGLE; from the coding sequence ATGAAAATTGCTTTTCACGGAGCGGCAAGAACTGTAACCGGTTCAAAGCACCTGCTCACGCTTGATAACGGAACCAGGGTATTGTTGGATTGTGGCATGTTCCAGGGGATGGGAAAAGAAACAGAGTCATTGAATTCCGATTTTGGTTTCGATCCCCATGAGATCGATTACCTGCTTTTATCGCATGCGCATATCGATCATTGCGGGCTTATTCCAAAACTGGTAAAGGAGGGCTTCAGGGGAAAGATCTATTGTACCCCGCCTACCAAAGACCTCGCTGCTATTCTGCTGGAAGACTCCGCAGATATCCAGCGCGACGATACCAAGTTCATCAATAAAAGAAGGGCTAAGCAACATCTGCCGCCAATAGAACCTTTATACACAGAAGCCGATGTGGCTATGGCGTTGCCCTTGTTCAACATGGTGCGTTATGGCGAATGGAAAACGATAGCGCCCGGTCTTGAAGTATGTTATACCGATGCTGGTCATATCATAGGCAGCGCTGCCGTTCATGTGCGTGTTACCGAAAACGGGAAGCTCACACAACTTAGCTTCAGCGGCGACGTAGGCCGTTACCGTGATGTTATTCTCCGCTCTCCCGAGGTATTTCCCCAGGCCGATTATATTATTCTTGAAAGTACCTACGGCAGCAGTTTGCATGAAGACGTATTCAATACACCCGACCAGCTGCTGGGCTGGATAGAGAAAACATGCGTGGAGAAAAAGGGAAAACTTATCATACCTGCCTTCAGTGTAGGACGCACGCAGGAGTTACTTTATTTCCTGAACCAGCTAAGTCTCGAAAGAAGACTTCCGCATGTGCCTGTTTATGTTGACAGTCCACTGAGCCGCGAAGCAACCGAAGTGGTGAAAAGCCACCCGGAAACCTTCAACAGCCGTATTCAGAAGGTGCTGAAGATAGATGAAGATCCGTTTGATTTCGAGGGTATGCAGTTCATTAAAACAGTTGATGAAAGTAAACAGCTGAATGAACGTCCGCAGCCCTGTATCATTATTTCGGCCAGCGGCATGGCCGATGCAGGAAGGGTGAAACATCATATCCTGAATAATATCGGCGATAAAAAGAATACTATTCTATTGGTGGGTTATTGTGAGCCCAATTCGCTGGGTGGTCATCTTATGGCAGGACGTAAATCGGTACGCATTTTTGGCGACTTCTATGATGTAAAGGCCGAGGTAGGCACCATGCACAGTATGAGTGCACATGGCGACTACGACGATCTTTGCCAGTTCCTGGCCTGCCAGCATCCGCGCGATGTAAAGCGGTTATTCCTGGTACATGGTGAATACGATGTGCAGCAGGAGTTTCAGCGCCGCCTTATAAAAAAGGGTTTCGCGGATGTAGTGATCCCTGAGCAGCACCAGGTGTTTGGATTAGAATAA